Genomic window (Methyloprofundus sp.):
AAGCTGTTGCCCTTTCGCCACAAACTATTTTAAGGCAACGCAAGTTAGCCACTATTGCCAATAAAACTGGCAACCTGGAAATTGCCGAGTCAGCCTGCAAATCAGCAGTCGAGCTAGGTAAATACTCAGTACATAAACACTCCAGTGATTTTTCTAATTTAGCTCAAGTTTTTAACAAGTCGGAAAAGCCTGATGATGCTTTGGCAATATTGCAAAGTATGCGTACCGAGTTCCCCAATGACCCGAGCACTGCATTACGAGCCGTGATTCATGAGACTGAAATATTTAAAAGTACAGGGGATAACGAAAAAGCAGAAGAAACTTTTGTGGAAGCCTTGGAACTGACAGAACATCACAAACAAAATTTAGATAAAGAAATTCTCTTAGATATGACTAAAGCTTGCTACCTCAATGAGCATGATCATGTAGCAGATGCCCTATTAGAGCAATTAGTAAAAAGTCATGTCGATGATGATGAATTTATAGATAATATCAATGCAATGCATAGTGCTATTGGACGAGAAAGTCATGCAGAAGCACTGATTAACACCGCCAAGAAACAGCTCATTCATATTAATAACGAAGGTGTAAAGCTTTATAAACAAGGCAAGTTTACTGAGGCGGTAGCACTATTTGCGACTGCGTTTAAATCTATGCCCAATAATAAAACCATTATTCTTAACATGACAAAAATCATGTTACATGGCATCCAAGCTTCAGGCTGTACAAAAGAGAATATGGCTGAAGTTAAATATTATATTAATAAGGCCAAAAAATTGGGCGTTGCTCCCTACAAACTCAATACAATTCAAATGGAATATGCCAAATTGGCACTTAATTTTAAAAACAGCTTAAAAAAAGGTTAACCGCTATGTCCAGCTCATCTATAGCACCCACTGATTTCGCCTCAATATTAGCTGCATCTGTTCATGATATGAAAAATTCATTGGGCACAATACGTGACCTTATTAAGCAACTCAAGCAAAGCAATACGCCTGATAACAATCTCATGCAATTAGAGTTTGAAGCCAGCCGTATGAATAATAGCCTGATGCATCTGCTCGCCTTATATAAAATTGAGCTGGAAAAATTCAATCTGAATATTGACGAATATAGTTTGAATGAAATATTGAATGATATTCAAGCACAGCAATCTGCACTGTTAGATTTGAACTCTATCAACCTAGAACTTGAATATGATGCTGAAGAGCAACTCTGTTATTGTGATTTTGATTTAGTGAGTAATGCCATAGGTTCGATACTTAATAATGCTCAACGTTATAGTGAAACGCAGGTGATCCTCTCAGCAGGTAAACAGAATGGCTATCGTTATTTTAGTATTGAAGATGATGGTGCAGGTTACCCTGAAAAACTAATGACTAACAAAGAGATTGACTTTCATGAGGGCAATACTGGCTTGGGTCTTTACTTTGTTTCTATTATTGCTAAGTTACATAGCACCGCTAATAAACAAGGCTATATAGAAACATCAAATACCAGTCGTTTAGGGGGAGCTAAATTTACATTGTTTTTGCCTTAATCTATGCAGAACAACACACCAATTATTAGTCCTCTCAACCTAAAGGCTCGAACGAGTACCAGCCATTACAAGCAATCAAATAGTTGATCTCCAAATTAACTTTAGACAACTTAGGAACCTGCATAGAATAACACCCCGAAGTTATAAAGTAGGATTTTCACACATCACGCTATTTTCTATGAATTAGTAGGGATGGTGTTGCATAATTTATCTAAAGGGAGCCGTAAAGAACGTTTTGTATTGTTTTTGGTAGGATAACCAACACGAAATAACATATGAAATACTTCATTTTCCTGTAAATCCAACAAATTTCTGGTTTGTTTACTTACCTGCTCAGCTTGCTGCTGCAAATCTTTGGGCACCACACCATCTTTTAACCTATTCATTTGGTCAGGCACTACGTAATAAGGGTGCACAGCAATTCCTTGCTCATTTAAATCTATCCAAATACTCTGCATTAATTGTCCCGCAGATAGCGTTTCCCGAAAGCCCGCTTGGCCAATAATGGCAATTATAGCTGGTGCTGACTTAACTGGCATACTGTCAACCCAAGACATGAATTTATGAGTACCTAAAAAATTCATGGCTTTCATTCTACGCCAATCACTAATAAAACGCATAAACAAAGAACCTCCAGGAGGTAAATCCAATGTTGCAACATCTAAACCATCACGCGTCTGCATTGCTTGCTTACCAAAGCGCAAACTCCTTCCAAGCCATTCGTGAATCTCTTGGGTTTGAAACCGTATTTGTGAAGCATCCTTCACAAGACTGGCCATATCCCTGATTTTATTATTATCTGTTATCACAACAGCTTTAGCATACTCAGTTTTTTTTGCTACTACTGCATCAATTATCTGAGATGGAATTTGTTTTTTTTGAAAAGGAAACCGATATGTATGTCTGCTAAATAGCGGATGATTTGCAAACTCTGCTTCATTTATATTTAAATTACCCTCTTTTAACTGGGCTTCAAAGTATACGGGATTGTCAGGGTTAAACGTTTCAGGGAAATTCCACTGAAGAGTAACCTTTACTTCACGACACATTTGATTAAGGTTTTCTAATAATGCCCCTATAGATAAATAAGTAGCATGTGCATCAGGCTTAAATGTTTTGTTTAAAACACGTTTAGAATCGTACATAACTGAGAAGGTTGATGCCTTTGTAACAAACAACCAAGGTTGAGAGTTATCTGCTGAAGGCGTTGCTTGGCCTGCCTTTATAAGTATATCTGAAAGTGTCATATGGATTAATATCTCGAATGAGTCAGGTTTCTAAATAATTAAGGTTGATTTTTACTTAAAATAACCTATAGTCGAATTATAGTATAGTTAAAAATTTCTTGAACTCAAAATAATAGGTTCCTCTCTATGATAGAAAAAAGTAAACCATTGAAATTAGATTTAGAGACTTTGATTCTTATTGCTGGAGGCCATACTGCATTTCAACTTCTGTGGGCAGGAGTTGAATTAGAACTTTACGAGCATCTCTCAAAACAACCGCAAATAACACAAGAAGTAATTGCAAAAAAACTAAACTTAGAATTACAACCCACTCGAATTTTATTAACAGGTTTAACATCGTTAGGCATCATAATTAAAGAAAACGACCTATATTCAAATGCTCCCTTAACTGAAGAAATATTGGTTGCCAGCAAACCAGGATCTGTAGCAAAAATTTTAGGATGGCAACGTTATATTGTCTATGAAGGCTTAACTGATTTTGTTAAATCTCTTAAAGAAAACACCAACACGGGCCTAGCTCAATTCCCTGGATCTGGAAATACACTTTATCAACGCCTAGAAAATGACCCATTTAAAGAGCACGTTTTTCAAGAGGCAATGGAGGCATTATCTAAGCAAGCCAACTTTTATCTACTCAACTTCCCTGAACTTGAAAAAATCAATCATTTAGTGGATGCAGGTGGAGGTAATGGCACTAACGGAATTATGCTATGCCA
Coding sequences:
- a CDS encoding L-tyrosine C(3)-methyltransferase, encoding MIEKSKPLKLDLETLILIAGGHTAFQLLWAGVELELYEHLSKQPQITQEVIAKKLNLELQPTRILLTGLTSLGIIIKENDLYSNAPLTEEILVASKPGSVAKILGWQRYIVYEGLTDFVKSLKENTNTGLAQFPGSGNTLYQRLENDPFKEHVFQEAMEALSKQANFYLLNFPELEKINHLVDAGGGNGTNGIMLCQKYANMTVSIFDSESVCNLATKNIANQGMSDRVKTWPGNFLNDPFPKNIDAVLYSHIMTIWSPQMNIALLKRTYDALADGGKVIIFNMMGNDDDTGPLSTALGSPYFQAIASGDGMLYSWSDYENWMIAANFKVERYDNMPLSHGILIGTK